From one Rhodoferax sp. PAMC 29310 genomic stretch:
- a CDS encoding efflux RND transporter permease subunit, whose protein sequence is MKETTSLGVSGRIAAAFQSNALTPLLAIVALLLGLFAVMVTPREEEPQINVTMANVLIPFPGASSVDVQNMVARPAEQVLSQIAGIEHTYSVARPGMAVLTVQFKVGVPRTEALVRLYDVLNANQDWLPRELGTLTPIVKPMGIDDVPVLGVTLWSRDAASGAELERVAHAVESELKAVAGTREVQTIGGPGRAVYVWLDPVRLRERGVDVLALRQALAASNAAMPSGSVLDASGASPQMLSVVTGEFLRSEQDVGDLVVGVSQGLPVYLREVARIETGAQLPQRYVWFTPGVGTVSNEAAASAPAGSVYPAVTITVTKKPGENAVDVSRAVRDRIATLSNTVIPSSIETTITRDYGETAAEKANKLIQKLAFATGSVILLVGFALGRREAVIVGAAVILTLTATLFASWSWGFTLNRVSLFALIFSIGILVDDAIVVVENIHRHQQLTPQATLKEIIPRAVDEVGGPTILATLTVIAALLPMAFVSGLMGPYMSPIPINSSLGMALSLAIAFTVTPWLALKLMKPHGHAGEDHAAPKGLGPKLQALFTRVLTPFLDSARKRWLLLLGILVALMLSVGLTLVQWVVMKMLPFDNKSEFQVVVEMPAGTPLENTAATLHELGAFLAQQPEVLNLQAYAGTASPITFNGLVRQYYLRADPDQGDLQVNLVDKAHRSEKSHVIAQRLRPELEKIGERHQARIKVVEVPPGPPVMSPLVAEVYGPDEAGRQVLAGRIANAFSQTPDIVGVDTSVKENAPRAYLRVRRQRAESLGIPVSAVAQTAAMALSGTDATYLHDGQSKYPVPVRLQLPLSSQFGLDALLALPMRAANGQMVPLSELVQVERGVIDKPLFTKDLQGVSYVFGDMAGKLDSPLYGLFAIRDKMADAALPGTGEMGEYWIRQPTDHYRQYATKWDGEWQITFETFRDMGAAYGVGLILIYLLVVAQFRSYLTPLVIMAPIPLTIIGVMPGHALTGAQFTATSMIGMIALAGIIVRNSILLVDFIELQVRQGMAFKDAVVQSAAVRAQPIALTGLAAMIGAFFILDDPIFNGLAVTLIFGILVSTLLTLVVIPVLYYALFHKRVASRADANSIPVDPT, encoded by the coding sequence ATGAAAGAAACCACGTCTTTGGGGGTGTCAGGGCGCATCGCCGCGGCATTTCAGTCCAATGCGCTGACGCCGCTCTTGGCCATTGTGGCCTTGCTGCTGGGTTTGTTCGCCGTGATGGTGACGCCGCGTGAGGAAGAACCTCAAATTAACGTCACCATGGCCAACGTGCTGATTCCCTTCCCTGGAGCCAGCAGTGTCGATGTACAAAACATGGTGGCCCGCCCGGCCGAGCAGGTCTTGAGCCAGATTGCGGGCATCGAACACACCTACTCGGTGGCCCGCCCCGGCATGGCCGTGCTGACTGTGCAATTCAAGGTTGGTGTGCCACGGACCGAAGCCTTGGTGCGCCTGTACGACGTGCTCAATGCCAATCAGGATTGGCTGCCGCGTGAGCTGGGCACCCTGACCCCCATTGTCAAACCCATGGGTATTGACGACGTGCCGGTGCTGGGGGTCACGCTCTGGAGTCGTGACGCCGCGTCTGGCGCGGAATTAGAGCGCGTGGCGCACGCCGTCGAGAGCGAGCTCAAAGCCGTGGCCGGCACCCGCGAGGTGCAAACCATCGGCGGCCCCGGACGGGCGGTGTATGTGTGGCTCGACCCGGTTCGTCTGCGCGAACGAGGTGTGGATGTGCTGGCGCTACGACAGGCTTTGGCGGCGTCCAATGCCGCCATGCCCTCGGGCTCGGTGCTGGACGCCAGTGGCGCCTCGCCCCAAATGCTCAGCGTGGTGACGGGTGAATTTCTGCGCTCCGAACAGGATGTCGGGGACTTGGTCGTCGGCGTCAGCCAGGGCTTGCCGGTGTACCTGCGTGAAGTCGCCCGCATCGAAACGGGCGCTCAACTGCCCCAGCGCTACGTGTGGTTCACGCCGGGCGTGGGCACCGTGAGCAATGAAGCCGCAGCGTCGGCACCCGCCGGCAGTGTGTACCCGGCGGTGACGATCACCGTGACCAAGAAGCCCGGCGAAAACGCAGTCGATGTGTCACGGGCAGTGCGAGACCGCATCGCCACGCTCAGCAACACCGTGATTCCCTCGTCCATAGAGACCACCATCACCCGCGACTACGGCGAAACCGCCGCGGAAAAAGCCAACAAGCTGATTCAAAAGCTGGCATTCGCCACAGGCTCGGTGATTCTTTTGGTGGGCTTTGCCCTTGGGCGACGGGAGGCTGTGATTGTGGGCGCCGCCGTTATCTTGACCCTCACCGCGACCTTGTTCGCATCTTGGTCCTGGGGTTTTACCCTGAATCGGGTGTCGCTGTTTGCGCTCATTTTCTCGATCGGCATCCTGGTGGATGACGCCATTGTGGTGGTGGAGAACATCCACCGCCATCAGCAACTCACGCCGCAGGCCACCCTCAAAGAGATCATTCCCCGCGCGGTGGATGAGGTGGGTGGGCCCACCATCCTGGCCACCTTGACGGTCATCGCCGCCTTGTTGCCCATGGCTTTTGTGTCCGGGCTGATGGGCCCGTACATGAGCCCGATCCCGATCAACTCCAGCCTCGGCATGGCCTTGTCGCTGGCGATTGCCTTTACTGTCACCCCCTGGTTGGCGCTGAAACTGATGAAGCCGCACGGCCACGCCGGTGAAGATCATGCCGCACCCAAGGGATTGGGCCCCAAGCTGCAAGCCCTGTTCACCCGCGTGCTGACGCCGTTTCTGGACAGTGCGCGCAAACGCTGGTTGCTGCTGCTCGGCATTCTCGTGGCGCTCATGCTCTCCGTCGGGCTGACCCTTGTGCAGTGGGTCGTCATGAAGATGTTGCCCTTTGACAACAAGAGCGAATTTCAGGTGGTGGTTGAAATGCCCGCTGGCACGCCGCTTGAAAACACGGCCGCCACTCTGCATGAACTCGGTGCCTTTTTGGCCCAACAGCCCGAGGTGCTGAACCTGCAGGCCTACGCCGGCACAGCCTCACCCATCACCTTCAATGGCCTGGTGCGCCAGTACTACCTGCGGGCGGACCCTGATCAGGGCGACCTGCAGGTGAACCTCGTGGACAAGGCGCACCGCTCGGAGAAAAGCCACGTCATCGCCCAGCGCCTGCGGCCTGAGCTAGAGAAAATTGGCGAGCGCCACCAAGCCCGCATCAAGGTGGTCGAAGTGCCACCCGGCCCGCCCGTCATGTCGCCCTTGGTGGCCGAGGTCTATGGCCCGGATGAAGCCGGCCGTCAGGTCCTGGCCGGTCGCATTGCCAATGCGTTTTCACAAACCCCCGATATCGTGGGTGTGGACACCTCGGTCAAAGAAAACGCTCCCCGCGCCTACCTGCGGGTGCGCCGTCAACGCGCTGAGTCGCTGGGCATTCCCGTCTCTGCGGTAGCCCAGACGGCGGCCATGGCCCTGTCTGGCACCGACGCCACTTACTTGCACGACGGACAGTCCAAATACCCGGTGCCGGTTCGCCTGCAACTGCCACTGTCCTCTCAGTTCGGGCTAGATGCCTTGCTGGCACTGCCCATGCGCGCGGCCAATGGCCAGATGGTGCCTTTGTCCGAACTCGTGCAGGTTGAGCGCGGCGTCATTGACAAACCACTCTTCACCAAAGACCTGCAGGGCGTGAGTTATGTGTTTGGCGACATGGCCGGCAAGCTGGACTCGCCCCTGTACGGCCTGTTTGCCATTCGCGACAAGATGGCAGACGCTGCCTTACCCGGCACCGGGGAAATGGGCGAGTACTGGATTCGTCAACCGACCGATCACTACCGCCAGTACGCCACCAAGTGGGACGGCGAGTGGCAAATCACGTTCGAGACCTTCCGCGACATGGGCGCCGCCTACGGTGTGGGCCTGATCCTGATCTACCTGCTGGTGGTGGCGCAGTTTCGCAGCTACCTCACGCCGCTGGTCATCATGGCGCCCATTCCGTTGACCATCATTGGCGTCATGCCCGGCCATGCCTTGACAGGTGCGCAGTTCACGGCCACGTCCATGATCGGCATGATTGCACTGGCCGGCATCATCGTGCGCAACTCCATTTTGTTGGTCGACTTTATTGAGTTGCAGGTTCGCCAGGGCATGGCCTTCAAAGACGCCGTGGTGCAGTCAGCGGCCGTTCGGGCTCAGCCCATTGCGTTGACCGGGCTGGCCGCCATGATTGGCGCCTTCTTTATTCTGGATGACCCCATCTTCAACGGCCTGGCCGTGACGCTCATTTTTGGCATTCTGGTCTCCACCCTGCTCACGCTGGTGGTCATTCCAGTGCTGTATTACGCCTTGTTCCACAAGCGCGTGGCATCGCGCGCAGACGCGAACTCGATCCCTGTTGATCCCACCTGA
- a CDS encoding NAD(P)/FAD-dependent oxidoreductase, which translates to MAHIVIMGAGIGGVPAAYELRELLDKDAHRVTVINATSYFQFVPSNPWVGVGWRKRDEVTLEIAPYLAKKGIDFIGKPVTQIDAAANRLTVEGGDTVDYDYLIITTGPKLAFDEIPSAGPVHAGGGGFTHSVCSVDHAQAFFADYEKFLENPGPLVIGAMPGASCFGPAYEFAFILDTDLRRRKLRNKVPITYVTSEPYIGHLGLGGVGDSKSMLESEMRGRDMKWITNAKTTRVEDGKMFVTQLDDLGQPYKEHEVNFKLSMMLPAFKGVDAVAAVPNLCNPRGMVLIDEFQRSKAYRNIFSAGVCVAIPPVEVTPVPTGTPKTVYMIESMVGAIAHNIADELAGKEPKAKGTWNAICLADMGDTGAAFVALPQIPPRNVNWFKKGKWVHLAKIAFEKYFMRKIKTGNSEPVYEKYVLKLLGIERLK; encoded by the coding sequence ATGGCCCACATCGTCATCATGGGTGCTGGTATTGGCGGCGTTCCTGCCGCCTACGAGCTGCGCGAACTGCTGGACAAAGACGCGCACCGCGTGACCGTCATCAACGCCACCAGCTACTTTCAGTTTGTGCCCAGCAATCCCTGGGTCGGCGTGGGTTGGCGAAAACGTGATGAGGTGACTCTGGAGATCGCACCCTACCTGGCGAAAAAAGGCATTGACTTCATCGGCAAGCCCGTGACCCAGATCGACGCCGCCGCCAACCGCCTGACGGTGGAAGGCGGGGACACCGTGGACTACGACTATCTGATCATCACCACCGGCCCCAAACTCGCTTTTGACGAAATTCCGAGCGCCGGCCCGGTGCACGCCGGCGGTGGAGGCTTCACCCACTCGGTGTGCAGCGTGGACCACGCACAGGCCTTTTTTGCCGATTACGAAAAGTTTCTGGAAAACCCGGGCCCTCTCGTGATTGGCGCCATGCCGGGTGCCAGCTGCTTTGGCCCTGCCTATGAGTTCGCCTTCATTCTGGACACCGACCTGCGCCGGCGCAAGCTGCGCAACAAAGTGCCTATTACCTACGTTACCAGCGAGCCTTACATTGGCCACCTCGGCTTGGGTGGCGTGGGCGACAGCAAGTCCATGCTGGAGTCCGAAATGCGCGGGCGCGACATGAAGTGGATCACCAACGCCAAAACCACCCGCGTGGAAGACGGCAAGATGTTCGTCACCCAGCTCGACGACTTGGGCCAGCCCTACAAAGAGCATGAAGTGAACTTCAAACTGTCCATGATGCTGCCGGCCTTCAAAGGGGTCGACGCGGTGGCGGCCGTGCCCAATTTGTGCAACCCGCGTGGCATGGTGCTGATTGACGAGTTTCAGCGCAGCAAGGCCTACCGCAACATCTTCTCAGCCGGCGTGTGCGTGGCCATTCCGCCCGTGGAAGTGACGCCCGTTCCTACCGGCACGCCGAAAACCGTCTACATGATCGAAAGCATGGTGGGCGCCATTGCCCACAACATTGCCGACGAACTGGCCGGAAAAGAGCCCAAGGCCAAAGGCACCTGGAACGCCATTTGCCTCGCTGACATGGGCGACACCGGCGCCGCCTTTGTGGCTCTGCCGCAAATCCCGCCGCGCAATGTCAACTGGTTCAAAAAAGGCAAGTGGGTGCACTTGGCCAAGATTGCCTTTGAAAAGTACTTCATGCGAAAGATCAAAACCGGCAACTCCGAGCCCGTCTACGAAAAGTACGTGCTCAAGCTGCTCGGCATTGAGCGCTTGAAGTAG
- a CDS encoding DUF2892 domain-containing protein gives MTVQRYILVFAGLFIMISLALGVEGSPLFVSKWALAFTAFVGVNLFQSGFTNFCPLGIILKKLGVPESKIGCAN, from the coding sequence ATGACTGTTCAACGCTATATTTTGGTTTTTGCCGGCCTCTTCATCATGATTTCCCTCGCGCTCGGCGTGGAGGGCAGCCCGCTGTTTGTCAGCAAATGGGCGCTGGCGTTTACCGCCTTTGTGGGCGTCAACCTGTTTCAGTCGGGTTTCACCAATTTTTGCCCGCTGGGCATCATTCTCAAAAAACTGGGTGTGCCAGAGTCGAAAATAGGGTGCGCCAACTGA
- a CDS encoding OsmC family protein, whose product MSDTAIHVQLKQKQDYQFDIHFGGTVPSFMGDEPAPLGAGLGPSPVQLLAASVGNCLSDSLLFALRKFKQAPEPLSCDVHAQVGRNAEGRLRVLEIKAVLTLGVPAASLEHLDRVLSTFESYCTVTQSVGQGIAVVVEVVDALGQKLK is encoded by the coding sequence ATGAGCGACACCGCTATTCACGTCCAGTTAAAGCAAAAACAGGACTACCAGTTTGACATTCACTTTGGCGGCACTGTGCCCAGCTTCATGGGTGATGAACCCGCCCCGCTGGGCGCCGGCTTGGGCCCGTCGCCGGTACAACTGCTGGCTGCGTCCGTGGGCAACTGCCTGTCGGACTCGCTGCTGTTTGCCCTGCGCAAATTCAAACAGGCGCCTGAGCCCCTCAGCTGCGATGTGCATGCCCAGGTGGGCCGCAACGCCGAAGGTCGCTTGCGTGTGCTGGAGATCAAGGCCGTACTGACCTTGGGCGTGCCGGCCGCCTCGCTGGAGCACCTGGACCGCGTGCTGAGCACGTTTGAGAGCTATTGCACCGTGACCCAAAGCGTGGGCCAGGGCATTGCCGTGGTGGTGGAGGTGGTGGACGCCCTGGGCCAAAAGCTCAAGTAA
- a CDS encoding metal-sensing transcriptional repressor, protein MTALTNASARTDVLNRLRRAEGQIRGIQRMVEEGESCLKIGQQFSAVRKALDSTYLRMTACFMEQELKNCLNPDEAQQEKLDSMLKDMETMLARMG, encoded by the coding sequence ATGACTGCACTGACCAACGCTTCTGCCAGAACCGACGTTCTCAACCGCCTGCGACGGGCCGAAGGCCAAATCCGCGGCATTCAACGCATGGTGGAAGAGGGCGAAAGCTGCCTCAAAATCGGCCAACAGTTCTCAGCCGTGCGCAAAGCCCTGGACAGCACCTACCTGCGCATGACAGCCTGCTTCATGGAGCAAGAGCTGAAAAACTGCCTGAACCCCGACGAGGCCCAACAAGAAAAGCTGGACAGCATGCTCAAAGACATGGAAACCATGCTTGCGCGAATGGGTTGA
- the mnmA gene encoding tRNA 2-thiouridine(34) synthase MnmA, with protein sequence MSKQSIGQRVVVGLSGGVDSAVTAYLLKQQGYDVIGIFMKNWEDDDDSEYCASNIDFVDAAAVADVLGIEIEHVNFAAEYKDRVFAEFLREYSAGRTPNPDILCNAEIKFKAFLDHALRLGAEKIATGHYARVRLNDATQKHELLKGLDPSKDQSYFLHRLNQTQLSKTLFPVGEMHKTEVRRIADEIGLPNAKKKDSTGICFIGERPFRDFLNQYIAKEPGPIKDEKGRTIGQHVGLSFYTLGQRQGLGIGGLKAKGAQKGGGEHAPWFVARKEMEKNTLWVVQGHEHPWLQSLELSAQDLSWAAGVAPAPGTYTAKTRYRQADAPCSLSLGEQDATAHLRFPEPQWAVTPGQSAVLYDDDVCLGGGVITG encoded by the coding sequence ATGAGCAAGCAATCTATTGGGCAACGTGTCGTGGTCGGGTTGAGTGGCGGCGTGGACTCGGCGGTGACCGCCTACCTGCTGAAGCAGCAAGGCTACGACGTCATCGGCATCTTCATGAAAAACTGGGAGGACGATGACGACTCCGAGTACTGCGCCTCCAACATCGACTTTGTGGACGCCGCCGCCGTGGCGGACGTGCTGGGCATCGAGATCGAACACGTCAATTTCGCCGCCGAGTACAAAGACCGGGTGTTTGCCGAGTTTCTGCGCGAATACAGCGCTGGGCGCACGCCCAACCCCGACATTTTGTGCAACGCCGAGATCAAGTTCAAAGCCTTTCTGGACCACGCCTTGCGCCTGGGCGCCGAGAAAATTGCCACCGGCCACTACGCCCGTGTACGCCTGAATGATGCCACGCAAAAACACGAGCTGCTCAAAGGCCTGGACCCGTCCAAAGACCAAAGCTACTTTTTGCACCGGCTGAACCAGACGCAACTCTCCAAAACGCTGTTCCCGGTGGGCGAGATGCACAAAACCGAAGTGCGCCGCATTGCGGATGAAATTGGCCTGCCCAACGCCAAAAAGAAAGACTCCACCGGCATTTGCTTCATTGGCGAACGCCCGTTCCGGGACTTTTTGAACCAGTACATTGCCAAAGAGCCGGGACCGATCAAGGACGAAAAAGGCCGCACCATTGGCCAGCACGTGGGCTTGAGCTTCTACACCCTGGGCCAGCGCCAGGGTCTGGGCATTGGTGGCCTCAAGGCCAAAGGTGCGCAAAAAGGCGGGGGCGAGCATGCGCCCTGGTTTGTGGCGCGCAAAGAGATGGAGAAAAACACGCTGTGGGTGGTGCAAGGCCACGAGCACCCGTGGTTGCAGTCGCTTGAACTCAGCGCCCAAGACCTCAGCTGGGCGGCAGGCGTCGCCCCCGCGCCCGGCACCTACACCGCCAAAACTCGCTACCGCCAAGCCGACGCGCCGTGCTCCTTAAGCTTGGGCGAACAAGACGCCACTGCGCACCTGCGCTTCCCGGAGCCGCAATGGGCCGTGACCCCCGGCCAGTCCGCCGTGTTGTACGACGACGACGTGTGCCTGGGCGGCGGGGTGATCACGGGCTAG
- a CDS encoding NUDIX hydrolase — MNTRWTPSVTVAAIIEQDGKFLLVEEHTIEGLRLNNPAGHLDPGESPADGCAREALEETTHSFQPTALVGVYLSRFERPARGESPAQDITYVRFAFCGTVGPAQTHLALDTGIVRTLWMTPDEVRASAGRHRSPLVVRCMEDYLAGRRYALDLVHTDSSVISAL, encoded by the coding sequence ATGAATACACGTTGGACACCAAGCGTTACCGTGGCTGCAATCATCGAGCAGGACGGCAAATTTTTGCTCGTGGAGGAGCACACCATTGAGGGGCTTCGCCTCAACAACCCGGCCGGTCACCTGGACCCTGGCGAAAGCCCGGCCGATGGCTGCGCCCGAGAGGCTTTAGAGGAGACCACCCACTCGTTTCAACCCACGGCACTGGTGGGTGTGTATTTATCCCGCTTTGAGAGGCCCGCCCGGGGCGAGTCGCCGGCGCAGGACATCACCTACGTGCGCTTCGCCTTTTGCGGCACGGTGGGCCCTGCGCAAACCCACCTGGCGCTGGACACCGGCATTGTTCGCACCCTGTGGATGACGCCTGACGAAGTGCGTGCCAGTGCGGGCCGCCACCGCAGCCCGTTGGTGGTGCGCTGCATGGAAGACTACCTGGCGGGGCGCCGCTATGCCCTGGATCTGGTGCACACCGATTCCAGCGTCATCAGCGCGCTTTGA
- a CDS encoding Re/Si-specific NAD(P)(+) transhydrogenase subunit alpha has translation MLIGVPTETTVGETRVAVTPETAKKLKAQGHTLRIQSGAGVSASVTDEAYTAVGAEITDAAGAYACELVLKVRAPSDDEATQMKPGTTLVGMLNPFDAPGLQRLADAKLTGFALEAAPRTTRAQSMDVLSSQANIAGYKAVIMAADKYQRFFPMLMTAAGTVKAARVVILGVGVAGLQAIATAKRLGAVIEASDVRPSVKEQVESLGGKFIDVSYDTPEEKEAAVGVGGYAKPMPQSWLDRQKAEVAKRVAQADIVISTALIPGRPAPVLVTEEMVKSMKPGSVIIDIAAGKGPGGVGGNCPLSEADKTVLKHGVTIVGETNLPALVGADSSALYARNVLDFLKLIINKEGALHVDMEDDIVAACLMAQGGEVKRK, from the coding sequence ATGCTGATTGGCGTACCCACTGAAACCACGGTGGGAGAAACCCGCGTTGCCGTGACCCCCGAGACGGCCAAGAAATTGAAGGCGCAAGGCCACACCCTGCGTATCCAGTCCGGTGCCGGAGTGTCCGCTAGCGTGACGGACGAGGCCTACACCGCTGTGGGCGCTGAGATCACCGATGCGGCAGGCGCCTATGCCTGCGAACTGGTGCTCAAAGTGCGGGCCCCGTCCGACGACGAGGCCACGCAGATGAAGCCGGGCACCACCTTGGTCGGCATGCTCAACCCGTTTGATGCGCCCGGCCTGCAACGCCTGGCCGACGCCAAGCTCACCGGCTTTGCGCTGGAAGCCGCGCCCCGCACCACGCGGGCGCAGAGCATGGACGTGCTCTCCAGCCAGGCCAACATTGCCGGCTACAAGGCCGTGATCATGGCGGCGGACAAATACCAGCGCTTTTTCCCCATGCTGATGACGGCTGCCGGCACCGTGAAAGCGGCGCGTGTGGTCATTCTGGGCGTGGGGGTGGCCGGCCTGCAAGCCATTGCCACCGCCAAGCGGCTCGGCGCGGTGATTGAGGCGTCCGACGTGCGCCCCAGCGTGAAAGAGCAAGTGGAGTCGCTGGGCGGCAAGTTCATTGATGTGTCGTATGACACCCCTGAAGAAAAAGAAGCGGCTGTGGGGGTGGGCGGTTATGCCAAGCCCATGCCGCAAAGCTGGCTCGATCGCCAAAAAGCCGAAGTGGCCAAACGCGTGGCGCAGGCCGACATCGTGATCAGCACAGCGCTCATTCCGGGGCGGCCCGCCCCGGTGCTGGTGACTGAGGAGATGGTCAAGTCCATGAAGCCGGGCTCCGTCATCATCGATATCGCGGCTGGCAAAGGCCCGGGCGGTGTCGGCGGCAATTGCCCGCTGTCGGAAGCCGACAAGACAGTGCTGAAACACGGTGTGACCATCGTCGGTGAGACCAATCTGCCCGCGCTGGTGGGGGCAGACTCCTCCGCCCTCTATGCCCGCAACGTGCTGGACTTTCTGAAGTTGATCATCAACAAGGAAGGCGCCTTGCATGTGGACATGGAAGACGACATCGTTGCCGCCTGCCTGATGGCCCAGGGCGGCGAAGTCAAACGCAAATAA
- a CDS encoding NAD(P) transhydrogenase subunit alpha — MDILSPTVTNLIIFVLAIYVGYHVVWTVTPALHTPLMAVTNAISAIVIVGAMLAAALTETSLGKTMGVLAVALAAVNVFGGFMVTRRMLEMFKKKEKKVAVKEGAQ; from the coding sequence ATGGATATCTTGTCCCCCACGGTCACTAACCTGATCATCTTTGTGCTGGCGATTTACGTCGGTTACCACGTCGTTTGGACGGTCACCCCCGCCTTGCACACGCCTTTGATGGCGGTGACCAATGCGATTTCCGCCATCGTCATCGTGGGCGCCATGCTGGCGGCTGCGCTGACCGAAACCTCGCTCGGCAAAACCATGGGCGTGCTGGCCGTGGCGCTGGCGGCGGTGAATGTGTTTGGTGGCTTCATGGTCACCCGGCGCATGCTGGAAATGTTCAAGAAGAAAGAGAAAAAAGTCGCTGTGAAGGAGGGTGCGCAATGA
- a CDS encoding NAD(P)(+) transhydrogenase (Re/Si-specific) subunit beta — MSLNLVTLLYLFASVCFIQALKGLSHPTTSIRGNLFGMIGMAVAIVTTAALIFKLADQMGQNGMAGMTWVIGALLVGGTAGTIMAKRVEMTKMPELVAFMHSMIGLAAVFIAVAAVAEPWAFSIAAKGSAIPTGNRLELFLGAAIGAITFSGSVIAFGKLSGKYKFRLFQGAPVQFAGQHKLNLILGLAMLGLGLMFTFTESWTAFFAMLAIAFVMGVLIIIPIGGADMPVVVSMLNSYSGWAAAGIGFSLNNAMLIVAGSLVGSSGAILSYIMCKAMNRSFFNVILGGFGGEATTAVAGAAVQRPVKSGSADDAAFVLSNAETVVIVPGYGLAVARAQHAVKELAAKLTEKGITVKYAIHPVAGRMPGHMNVLLAEAEVPYDQVHEMEDINGEFGQVDVAIILGANDVVNPAAHVKGSAIYGMPILEAYKAKTIIVNKRSMAAGYAGLDNELFYMDKTMMVFGDAKKVVEDMGKAIE, encoded by the coding sequence ATGAGCCTGAATCTCGTTACCCTGCTGTACCTTTTTGCCAGCGTCTGCTTTATTCAGGCGCTCAAAGGCTTGAGCCACCCCACCACCTCGATTCGGGGCAATTTGTTCGGCATGATTGGCATGGCGGTGGCCATCGTCACCACCGCCGCGCTGATCTTCAAATTGGCCGATCAAATGGGCCAAAACGGCATGGCCGGCATGACCTGGGTGATTGGCGCCCTGCTGGTGGGCGGCACCGCCGGCACCATCATGGCCAAGCGCGTCGAGATGACCAAGATGCCGGAGCTGGTGGCCTTCATGCACAGCATGATTGGTTTGGCAGCGGTGTTCATTGCCGTGGCCGCCGTGGCTGAGCCTTGGGCCTTCAGCATTGCCGCCAAGGGCAGCGCCATTCCTACGGGTAATCGCCTGGAGCTCTTCTTGGGTGCGGCCATTGGTGCCATTACCTTCAGCGGCTCGGTGATTGCGTTTGGCAAGCTCTCAGGCAAATACAAGTTCCGCTTGTTCCAGGGCGCTCCCGTGCAGTTTGCCGGGCAACACAAGCTCAACCTGATTCTGGGCCTTGCCATGCTGGGTCTGGGTTTGATGTTCACCTTCACCGAGAGCTGGACCGCCTTTTTTGCCATGCTGGCGATTGCCTTTGTGATGGGCGTGCTCATCATCATCCCGATTGGTGGCGCTGACATGCCCGTGGTGGTGTCCATGCTGAACAGCTACTCCGGCTGGGCTGCCGCGGGCATTGGCTTCAGCTTAAACAATGCCATGCTGATCGTGGCCGGCTCACTGGTGGGTAGCTCGGGCGCGATTCTGAGCTACATCATGTGCAAGGCCATGAACCGCTCGTTCTTTAACGTGATCTTGGGTGGTTTTGGCGGCGAGGCCACTACGGCGGTCGCCGGTGCTGCCGTTCAGCGTCCGGTCAAATCCGGCAGCGCTGACGATGCCGCTTTTGTGCTCAGCAATGCCGAAACCGTGGTCATCGTGCCCGGTTACGGTCTGGCCGTGGCCCGTGCGCAGCACGCGGTCAAGGAGCTGGCTGCCAAGCTCACCGAGAAGGGCATCACGGTCAAGTACGCGATTCACCCGGTGGCCGGGCGCATGCCGGGTCACATGAATGTGTTGCTGGCCGAGGCCGAAGTGCCTTACGACCAGGTGCACGAGATGGAAGACATCAATGGCGAATTTGGCCAGGTCGATGTGGCCATCATCTTGGGGGCGAACGACGTGGTGAACCCTGCGGCGCATGTCAAAGGCAGCGCCATTTACGGCATGCCGATTCTGGAAGCCTACAAGGCGAAAACCATCATCGTCAACAAACGAAGCATGGCTGCGGGCTACGCGGGTCTGGACAACGAGTTGTTCTACATGGACAAGACCATGATGGTGTTTGGCGACGCCAAAAAAGTGGTGGAAGACATGGGCAAAGCCATCGAGTGA